From the genome of Haloterrigena sp. KLK7, one region includes:
- a CDS encoding hydantoinase B/oxoprolinase family protein, with translation MTPDPNETADATTEPDEPNATDAEGIDPVTLEVLRNQLESVAEEMGQTLIRGAYSPNIKERRDCSTALFDAEGRMIAQAEHIPVHLGAMPAAVDAVLEYDPRPGDVFVLNDPFRGGTHLPDVTMVSPIAPETAGGESRDDGGERGDDREIVGYAVSRAHHADVGGMTPGSMPAGAREIYQEGLRLPPTRIVEGGEPREDVRSLVLANVRNARERRADLRAQRAANERAEDRLAALFDEHGRETVRSGFDAVIDYSRERIEDEIRALPDGTYEATDVLEGDGVTDDDVEISVAVTIDGATVDVDFSGTDGQLEGNLNAPLAVATSAVYFVVRCLTDPEIPPNHGCYEPVSVHAPEGSLLNPEPPAAVVGGNVETSQRVTDVVFTALAEAVPDRVPAQGQGTMNNLTIGARDGSFTYYETIGGGFGARADRDGMDGVQVGMTNTLNTPVESLETEYPLRVERYAFRPDSGGRGRFRGGLGLERTVTVETPATVSLLTERRRHAPKGVAGGESGATGENLIDGEPVSAKTTVDVDAGTTVTVRTPGGGGHGDPDERDETALEGDRTDEKTSSGE, from the coding sequence ATGACGCCAGATCCGAACGAGACCGCGGACGCGACGACCGAACCGGACGAACCGAACGCGACGGACGCCGAGGGAATCGATCCGGTGACCCTCGAGGTGCTGCGCAACCAGCTCGAAAGCGTCGCCGAGGAGATGGGACAGACGCTGATCCGCGGCGCCTACTCGCCGAACATCAAGGAGCGCCGGGACTGCTCGACCGCCCTGTTCGACGCCGAGGGCCGGATGATCGCCCAGGCCGAGCACATCCCGGTTCACCTGGGCGCGATGCCCGCGGCCGTCGACGCCGTCCTCGAGTACGACCCGCGACCCGGCGACGTGTTCGTCCTCAACGACCCGTTCCGGGGCGGGACGCACCTGCCTGACGTGACGATGGTCTCGCCGATTGCACCCGAAACGGCGGGCGGCGAGAGTCGAGACGACGGCGGCGAACGCGGGGACGACCGCGAGATCGTCGGCTACGCCGTCTCCCGCGCCCATCACGCGGACGTCGGGGGAATGACTCCCGGCAGCATGCCCGCGGGCGCCCGGGAGATCTACCAGGAGGGGCTCCGCCTCCCGCCGACGCGGATCGTCGAGGGCGGCGAGCCCCGGGAAGACGTCCGCTCGCTCGTGCTCGCGAACGTCCGCAACGCCCGCGAGCGCCGGGCCGACCTGCGCGCCCAGCGGGCGGCGAACGAGCGCGCCGAGGACCGGCTCGCCGCGCTCTTCGACGAGCACGGCCGCGAGACCGTTCGCTCCGGGTTCGACGCCGTGATCGACTACTCCCGAGAGCGGATCGAAGACGAGATTCGGGCCCTGCCCGACGGCACCTACGAGGCCACCGACGTCCTCGAGGGCGACGGCGTCACCGACGACGACGTCGAGATCTCGGTCGCGGTCACGATCGACGGTGCGACGGTCGACGTCGACTTCTCGGGAACCGACGGCCAGCTCGAGGGGAACCTGAACGCGCCGCTTGCGGTCGCGACGAGCGCGGTCTACTTCGTCGTGCGCTGTCTCACCGACCCCGAGATCCCGCCGAATCACGGCTGTTACGAGCCCGTCAGCGTGCACGCGCCCGAGGGCTCGCTGCTGAATCCGGAGCCGCCCGCGGCCGTGGTCGGCGGCAACGTCGAGACCAGCCAGCGCGTGACCGACGTGGTCTTCACCGCGCTCGCCGAGGCCGTCCCCGACCGCGTGCCCGCGCAGGGCCAGGGGACGATGAACAACCTCACCATCGGCGCGCGGGACGGGTCGTTCACCTACTACGAGACCATCGGCGGCGGCTTCGGCGCTCGAGCGGACCGCGACGGGATGGACGGCGTCCAGGTCGGCATGACCAACACGCTGAACACGCCCGTCGAGTCCCTCGAGACGGAATACCCGCTCCGGGTCGAGCGCTACGCGTTCCGACCCGATAGCGGCGGCCGCGGGCGATTCCGCGGCGGACTCGGCCTCGAGCGAACCGTCACCGTCGAGACGCCGGCGACGGTGTCGCTGCTGACCGAGCGCCGGCGCCACGCGCCGAAGGGCGTCGCCGGCGGCGAGAGCGGTGCGACCGGCGAGAACCTGATCGACGGAGAGCCCGTCTCCGCGAAGACGACCGTCGACGTCGACGCCGGGACGACCGTGACCGTTCGGACGCCCGGCGGCGGCGGACATGGGGATCCCGACGAACGGGATGAGACGGCGCTCGAGGGCGATCGGACGGACGAGAAGACCTCGAGCGGCGAGTGA
- a CDS encoding hydantoinase/oxoprolinase family protein: MTDTNTHTTTDANASDATRTESANDRALRTDGGSPASSDGTDVRIGVDVGGTFTDVALSVDDDLVTAKVPSTDPQHLGVLEGLRKACDDAGIDPGEIDEFAHAMTVSVNALLERGGAETALVTTEGFRDVLEIGRQDRPDLYDLEAEKPEPLVPRERRFEVSERTTADGVEEPVDPDEIRDLAATLRESDVEAVAVSLLHAYADPENEERVAEILREELDVPVSASHEVLAEFREFERTSTTAVDAYVRPAIDRYVGRLVEEAEAAGVPAPRIMQANGGIADPETVREHAVTTTLSGPAAGVVGAAATVDDADVEGLVTFDMGGTSSDVSLVRDGQAERTTDAEIDGLPIRTPMVDVNTVGAGGGSIAWVDAGGALRVGPKSSGADPGPACYGRGGTEPTVTDANVVLGYIGPETALGGEMTLDVEAARDALERLADEAGLDGALEAARGVYRVANATMTRTIRSVTVERGHDPREFALVAFGGAGPMHAAALADSLEVDRVVVPRPGGVLSAFGLLAADESYDAVRTVGVDLETADATETEAVYDDLVADVLADASDPDAARVELAADCRYAGQSFELTVSADDEFDADAVERRFHEAHERAYGYALDESIEVVNLRATATVPGSEPTVRHEGPGDALVGTRDAHFPGAGTEPRETTVYDRDRLEAGATVSGPAILEQAESTTVVPPTWAGEILADGTLVMTRGGDSE, translated from the coding sequence ATGACGGATACAAACACGCACACGACAACAGACGCGAACGCGTCCGACGCGACGCGAACCGAATCGGCGAACGACCGCGCGCTCCGCACCGACGGCGGCTCGCCCGCCTCGAGCGACGGGACCGACGTCCGAATCGGTGTCGACGTCGGCGGCACCTTCACCGACGTCGCGCTCTCCGTCGACGACGACCTCGTCACCGCGAAGGTGCCCTCGACCGACCCGCAACACCTGGGCGTCCTCGAGGGCCTTCGCAAGGCCTGCGACGACGCGGGGATCGATCCCGGTGAGATCGACGAGTTCGCCCACGCGATGACCGTCTCCGTCAACGCGCTGCTCGAGCGCGGCGGCGCGGAGACGGCGCTCGTCACGACCGAGGGCTTCCGCGACGTCCTCGAGATCGGCCGGCAGGACCGCCCCGACTTGTACGACCTCGAGGCCGAGAAACCCGAACCGCTCGTCCCGCGCGAACGGCGCTTCGAGGTGAGCGAGCGGACGACGGCCGACGGCGTCGAGGAGCCCGTCGACCCCGACGAGATCCGAGACCTCGCGGCGACGCTGCGCGAGTCGGACGTCGAAGCCGTCGCGGTCTCGCTGCTGCACGCCTACGCCGACCCCGAGAACGAGGAGCGCGTCGCCGAGATCCTGCGCGAGGAGCTCGACGTGCCGGTCTCCGCGTCCCACGAGGTGCTTGCAGAGTTCCGCGAGTTCGAGCGGACGTCGACGACGGCCGTCGACGCCTACGTGCGACCCGCGATCGACCGCTACGTTGGCCGGCTAGTCGAGGAAGCCGAAGCGGCGGGCGTGCCGGCGCCGCGGATCATGCAGGCCAACGGCGGCATCGCCGACCCCGAGACGGTCCGCGAGCACGCCGTGACGACGACCCTATCGGGGCCGGCCGCGGGCGTCGTCGGCGCCGCGGCGACCGTCGACGACGCGGACGTCGAGGGGCTCGTCACCTTCGACATGGGCGGCACCTCGAGCGACGTGAGCCTCGTCCGAGACGGGCAAGCCGAGCGGACGACCGACGCCGAGATCGACGGACTGCCGATCCGGACGCCGATGGTCGACGTGAACACCGTCGGTGCCGGCGGCGGCTCGATCGCCTGGGTCGACGCCGGCGGGGCGCTCCGCGTCGGCCCGAAGTCGTCGGGTGCCGACCCCGGTCCCGCCTGCTACGGTCGCGGCGGCACCGAACCCACCGTCACCGACGCCAACGTCGTGCTCGGCTACATCGGCCCCGAGACCGCGCTGGGCGGCGAGATGACCCTCGACGTCGAAGCGGCCCGCGACGCGCTCGAGCGCCTGGCCGACGAGGCCGGACTGGACGGCGCGCTCGAGGCCGCACGCGGCGTCTACCGCGTGGCGAACGCGACGATGACCCGGACGATCCGCTCGGTGACGGTCGAGCGCGGCCACGACCCCCGCGAGTTCGCGCTGGTGGCCTTCGGCGGCGCGGGTCCGATGCACGCCGCCGCGCTGGCCGACTCGCTCGAGGTCGACCGCGTCGTCGTCCCGCGACCGGGCGGCGTCCTCTCGGCGTTCGGCCTGTTGGCGGCCGACGAGAGCTACGACGCCGTGCGGACGGTCGGCGTCGACCTCGAGACGGCCGACGCGACGGAGACCGAGGCCGTCTACGACGACCTCGTCGCGGACGTGCTGGCCGACGCCTCCGATCCGGACGCGGCGCGAGTCGAACTGGCCGCTGACTGCCGGTACGCGGGCCAGAGCTTCGAGCTGACGGTGTCAGCTGACGACGAGTTCGACGCGGACGCGGTCGAGCGACGGTTCCACGAGGCCCACGAGCGCGCCTACGGCTACGCGCTGGACGAGTCGATCGAGGTCGTCAACCTCCGCGCGACGGCGACGGTTCCGGGGTCGGAGCCGACCGTCCGCCACGAGGGCCCCGGCGACGCGCTCGTCGGAACGCGAGACGCTCACTTCCCCGGCGCGGGGACCGAGCCGCGCGAGACGACCGTGTACGACCGAGACCGCCTCGAGGCCGGCGCGACGGTCTCCGGCCCGGCGATCCTCGAGCAGGCCGAGAGCACGACCGTCGTCCCGCCGACCTGGGCGGGCGAGATCCTCGCGGACGGAACCCTCGTCATGACGCGAGGGGGTGATTCCGAATGA
- a CDS encoding Nramp family divalent metal transporter translates to MGIADRLKAIGPGALVAAAFVGPGTVTTASVIGAEYAYLLVWTIAFSILATIVLQEMSARLGLITNEGLGEAFRNEFSNPFARGVTITLVVSAIGIGTAAFQTGNIVGGAAGLATITGVSENVWGPIMGLVAAGLLWTGSYELIERVFIGLVTVMGLAFVLNAVMVRPDLTALGSGLVPTVPDGSAYLIAGLVGTTVVGYNLFLHASTVQERWDGAADLAECRTDTIAMVIVGGVITTAIVVTAAAVFPEGTQISDVGEMADQLEPVFGGYALTFFAIGLFAAGFTSSMSAPLAGAYATAGALGWERDLQSTRFRAIWMAILGVGIVFSALDYNPVEVIVFAQVANGLLLPILAVFLIYAMNNDDLLGEYTNSTLQNVLGGLVTLVVIGIGLRTLYDVLLL, encoded by the coding sequence ATGGGTATTGCTGACCGACTGAAGGCGATCGGCCCGGGGGCGCTGGTTGCGGCGGCGTTCGTCGGTCCGGGAACCGTCACGACGGCGAGCGTGATCGGCGCGGAGTACGCGTACCTGCTCGTGTGGACGATCGCGTTCTCGATTCTGGCGACGATCGTCCTCCAGGAGATGAGCGCGCGACTCGGCCTGATCACGAACGAGGGACTGGGGGAAGCGTTTCGAAACGAGTTCTCGAACCCGTTCGCGAGGGGCGTGACGATCACGCTCGTCGTGAGCGCGATCGGGATCGGCACGGCGGCGTTCCAGACCGGGAACATCGTCGGCGGCGCCGCCGGACTGGCGACGATCACGGGCGTCAGCGAGAACGTCTGGGGGCCGATCATGGGACTGGTCGCCGCCGGGCTGCTGTGGACGGGCAGCTACGAACTGATCGAGCGGGTCTTCATCGGCCTCGTCACGGTCATGGGGTTGGCGTTCGTACTCAACGCCGTCATGGTCCGGCCCGATCTCACCGCGCTCGGGAGCGGCCTCGTGCCGACGGTTCCCGACGGGTCGGCGTACCTGATCGCCGGACTCGTCGGAACCACCGTCGTCGGTTACAACCTGTTCCTGCACGCGAGCACGGTCCAGGAGCGGTGGGACGGTGCCGCGGACCTCGCGGAGTGTCGCACGGACACGATCGCGATGGTCATCGTCGGCGGCGTCATCACGACGGCGATCGTCGTCACCGCGGCCGCGGTGTTCCCCGAGGGAACCCAGATCAGCGACGTCGGCGAGATGGCCGACCAACTCGAGCCCGTCTTCGGCGGCTACGCGCTGACGTTCTTCGCGATCGGCCTCTTCGCGGCCGGTTTCACGAGTTCGATGAGCGCGCCGCTGGCCGGCGCCTACGCCACCGCCGGCGCGCTGGGCTGGGAACGGGACCTGCAGTCGACCCGGTTCCGCGCGATCTGGATGGCGATCCTCGGCGTCGGTATCGTCTTCTCGGCGCTGGACTACAACCCCGTCGAGGTCATCGTCTTCGCGCAGGTCGCCAACGGCCTCCTGCTGCCTATCCTCGCGGTCTTCCTCATCTACGCGATGAACAACGACGACCTGCTCGGCGAGTACACGAACAGCACCCTCCAGAACGTGCTGGGCGGACTCGTCACGCTGGTCGTGATCGGTATCGGTCTTCGAACGCTCTACGACGTCTTGCTCCTCTAA
- a CDS encoding ribbon-helix-helix protein, CopG family — protein MTERVTVSLDEDSHTALEALLSETNHGQSELVRRALTFYAANFEAASGRPSDNLEQYYRMLTSGEHVLLDIDFLHAFLEHCYDGGDPDPEFVAAADRVSDYHAREYAQRFENVGEVLEWLSFCGFLEVRREEGDVYHIVFPSEAIRWFMTRFIERSTVDMPTEIEIDRGVSKVIVTERPD, from the coding sequence ATGACCGAACGCGTCACGGTGTCGCTCGACGAGGACTCGCATACGGCCCTCGAGGCGCTGCTGTCCGAGACCAATCACGGACAGAGCGAGCTCGTTCGCCGGGCGCTGACGTTCTACGCAGCGAACTTCGAAGCGGCCAGCGGCCGGCCCAGCGACAACTTAGAGCAGTACTACCGGATGCTGACCTCCGGCGAGCACGTCCTGCTGGACATCGACTTTCTACACGCCTTCCTCGAGCACTGCTACGACGGCGGCGACCCCGATCCGGAGTTCGTCGCGGCGGCCGATCGGGTCTCCGACTACCACGCCCGCGAGTACGCCCAGCGGTTCGAGAACGTCGGCGAGGTGCTCGAGTGGCTCTCCTTCTGTGGGTTCCTCGAGGTACGCCGCGAGGAGGGCGACGTCTACCACATCGTCTTCCCGTCGGAGGCCATTCGGTGGTTCATGACCCGGTTCATCGAACGCAGCACCGTCGACATGCCGACGGAGATCGAAATCGATCGGGGCGTCTCGAAGGTGATCGTCACCGAGCGACCGGACTGA
- a CDS encoding metallophosphoesterase family protein codes for MPRIAIVSDTHVPSRERTIPDWVVDEIERADRTIHAGDFDSSETYERLVDLAGGPSSLTAVRGNVDPATLDVPTTATLTVGGVTFVVTHGTGSPRGWLERVVEIVRGEAGADADPVAVAGHTHEVVDTVVDSDERDAAGGRTASGDGIRVLNPGSATGASPADRATMLVATVEDGSLAVEERTD; via the coding sequence ATGCCGCGCATCGCGATCGTCTCCGATACGCACGTCCCGTCTCGAGAGCGGACGATTCCCGACTGGGTCGTCGACGAGATCGAACGCGCCGACCGCACGATCCACGCGGGGGATTTCGACTCGAGCGAGACCTACGAGCGACTGGTCGATCTCGCGGGCGGTCCCTCGAGTCTGACGGCCGTTCGCGGCAACGTCGACCCCGCGACGCTCGACGTCCCGACGACCGCGACCCTCACAGTCGGCGGCGTGACGTTCGTCGTCACCCACGGCACCGGGTCGCCGCGCGGCTGGCTCGAGCGAGTCGTCGAGATCGTCCGCGGTGAAGCCGGCGCGGACGCCGATCCGGTCGCGGTCGCCGGGCACACTCACGAAGTGGTCGATACGGTCGTCGACAGTGATGAGCGAGACGCGGCCGGCGGTCGGACGGCGTCCGGCGATGGAATTCGCGTGCTCAATCCCGGCAGCGCGACCGGTGCAAGCCCCGCCGACCGCGCGACGATGCTCGTCGCGACCGTCGAGGACGGCTCGCTCGCGGTCGAGGAGCGGACCGACTGA
- a CDS encoding NUDIX domain-containing protein, whose translation MSESPGSGRDRDRDESAGGESDATHVVTAFCRNGGEVLLLRRSDAVGTYRGQWGGVSGFAEGRPDEQVRVEIREETGLEADDVSLVRSGRPVEFEDTDLEREWVVHPYLFDAESREVELSEEHDAFEWVSPTAMLDLESGLEAENALETAVEDEIDETVPQLWPAYERVAPTVRSIAADDEHGAAALSIRALEVLRDRAGLLVAERGEATSSPRDDDRGSREFGADPDEERDELAELARRLLEARPSMAVLRNRINRTMAEAAAAADDGAAGAPAVLESALSNVDRALAADGDAAATAGDRIDGAVATLSRSGTVLEAIRSGDPSRVFVAESRPAREGIDVAEALAATDDLDCPVAVHTDAAAAHVLASEGVDRVVVGADTVLPDGSVVNKTGTRGLAIAAAREDVPVSVVAATDKVSTREDVNLESGDRSLVYDGEASLDVLNPTFDVTPADCVDEIVTERGALETSDVGEIVEELRGLEDW comes from the coding sequence ATGAGCGAGTCACCGGGCTCCGGTCGCGATCGCGACCGCGACGAGTCCGCCGGCGGCGAATCGGACGCGACGCACGTCGTCACCGCGTTCTGCAGGAACGGCGGCGAGGTCCTGCTGTTGCGACGCAGCGACGCCGTCGGCACGTATCGAGGGCAGTGGGGCGGCGTCTCGGGGTTCGCGGAAGGCCGCCCCGACGAGCAGGTTCGCGTCGAGATCCGCGAGGAGACCGGCCTCGAGGCCGACGACGTCTCGCTCGTCCGCTCCGGGCGGCCCGTCGAGTTCGAAGACACCGACCTCGAGCGCGAGTGGGTCGTCCACCCGTACCTGTTCGACGCGGAGTCCCGCGAGGTCGAGTTGAGCGAGGAACACGACGCCTTCGAGTGGGTCTCCCCGACGGCGATGCTCGACCTCGAGTCCGGACTGGAGGCCGAGAACGCACTCGAGACCGCTGTCGAAGACGAAATCGACGAAACGGTCCCTCAACTGTGGCCCGCCTACGAGCGCGTCGCGCCGACGGTCCGCTCGATCGCGGCCGACGACGAGCACGGAGCCGCCGCCCTGTCGATCCGCGCCCTCGAGGTGCTTCGCGATCGGGCGGGACTGCTCGTCGCCGAGCGTGGCGAGGCGACGTCGTCGCCTCGAGACGACGACCGGGGATCTCGTGAGTTCGGCGCCGACCCCGATGAAGAGCGGGACGAACTCGCCGAACTCGCCCGTCGGCTCCTCGAGGCCCGCCCCTCGATGGCCGTTCTCCGGAATCGGATCAATCGGACGATGGCCGAGGCGGCGGCCGCCGCCGACGACGGTGCCGCCGGCGCCCCGGCCGTCCTCGAGTCGGCGCTGTCGAACGTCGACCGCGCGCTGGCGGCCGACGGCGACGCCGCGGCGACCGCCGGCGATCGGATCGACGGCGCCGTCGCGACCCTCTCGCGGTCCGGCACCGTCCTCGAGGCGATTCGAAGCGGCGACCCCTCGCGCGTGTTCGTCGCCGAGTCCCGGCCGGCGCGGGAGGGGATCGACGTGGCCGAAGCGCTGGCCGCGACCGACGACCTCGACTGTCCCGTGGCGGTCCACACCGACGCGGCCGCGGCGCACGTCCTCGCGAGCGAGGGCGTCGACCGCGTCGTCGTCGGCGCCGACACGGTGCTCCCCGACGGCTCCGTCGTGAACAAGACCGGCACCCGTGGACTGGCGATCGCCGCCGCCCGCGAGGACGTTCCGGTCTCGGTCGTGGCCGCCACCGACAAGGTCTCGACCCGCGAGGACGTGAACCTCGAGTCCGGCGATCGGTCGCTGGTCTACGACGGCGAGGCCTCGCTCGACGTGCTGAACCCGACCTTCGACGTGACGCCCGCCGATTGCGTCGACGAGATCGTGACCGAGCGCGGCGCGCTCGAGACGAGCGACGTCGGGGAGATCGTCGAGGAGTTGCGGGGACTCGAGGACTGGTAG
- the ddh gene encoding D-2-hydroxyacid dehydrogenase codes for MQFELERLGVHDSVEAVFPPSELADYLSDLSIAVDVISDDEIAACDAVVTLEHREAFLECDWIHSIQAGVDRFPFDAFEANDVVLTNSTGIHDRTVGETVAGYLLSFSRRLHDLIANQRERRWERPAWDDGFTLPGKTACVVGTGTLGRGVAETLGGLGLEVRGVRRSDEPVPGFDEIYTNDRLLEAVGDADFVIVTVPLTDETRHLFDAEAFDAMGADAYFVNVARGPVVDEPALIDALESDSIAGAALDVFEEEPLPEDSPLWGMDEVIVTPHCAAYTVDYFRDVGDIVRENASRLETGEAFHNRVV; via the coding sequence ATGCAGTTCGAACTCGAGCGACTCGGCGTTCACGACTCGGTCGAGGCGGTGTTTCCGCCGTCGGAACTCGCGGACTATCTCTCGGACCTGTCGATCGCGGTCGACGTGATCAGTGACGACGAGATCGCGGCGTGCGACGCCGTCGTCACCTTGGAGCACCGCGAGGCGTTCCTCGAGTGCGACTGGATCCACTCCATTCAGGCCGGCGTCGACCGGTTTCCGTTCGACGCCTTCGAGGCCAACGACGTGGTATTGACCAACAGCACGGGCATCCACGATCGGACGGTCGGGGAGACGGTCGCGGGCTACCTGCTCTCGTTCTCGCGGCGACTCCACGACCTCATCGCCAACCAGCGGGAGCGCCGCTGGGAGCGCCCCGCGTGGGACGACGGCTTCACGCTGCCCGGCAAGACCGCGTGCGTCGTCGGCACCGGGACGCTCGGCCGCGGCGTCGCGGAGACCCTCGGCGGACTCGGACTCGAGGTGCGGGGCGTCCGTCGGTCAGACGAGCCCGTCCCCGGTTTCGACGAGATCTACACGAACGACCGCCTGCTCGAGGCCGTCGGAGACGCCGACTTCGTGATCGTGACGGTGCCGCTGACCGACGAGACCCGTCACCTCTTCGACGCCGAGGCGTTCGACGCAATGGGCGCGGACGCCTACTTCGTCAACGTCGCCCGCGGCCCGGTCGTCGACGAACCGGCGCTGATCGACGCCCTCGAGTCCGATTCTATCGCGGGCGCGGCGCTGGACGTCTTCGAGGAGGAACCGCTCCCCGAGGACTCCCCGCTGTGGGGGATGGACGAGGTGATCGTCACGCCCCACTGCGCGGCCTATACAGTGGACTACTTCCGCGACGTCGGCGATATCGTCCGCGAGAACGCCTCGCGGCTCGAGACCGGTGAAGCGTTCCACAACCGCGTGGTCTGA
- a CDS encoding polysaccharide deacetylase family protein codes for MSGLGRRDVCRLGATGALTMAGLGTGAVTGSAQTNTDGRVVFVYDDSWREDWTDTFPVHRDEGVPACCAAVVDHVDTSWGLLPEHLRELDDAGWEIMAHTTSHVAVGNLYLTAPADAGDERLSLDGSFLAEHEGEEIVISDGDRTVENVVAGGGRNDDDGIYLDLAEPIGESFDAETAYVRFTEDRIRDEVVGSKEALEELGVEVDGFVSPFGRSDGLVEDVVRDHYAAFANRGGDGLNPLDGLDPHALGRSSIDGNAVTEAEIEAFFDDVAANDALGIAVGHSQFDETTPERIRFAIRAAKARDLEIVTLREALVDLEERTGDGDGPVVESDESDEESSATDEAESDADDDRVASAIREHQTPILAGTGAVATLSLAGAAAYRRLAGDDDDRL; via the coding sequence ATGAGCGGTCTCGGACGACGCGACGTCTGTCGGCTCGGCGCGACGGGCGCCCTGACGATGGCCGGACTCGGGACCGGAGCGGTCACGGGCTCCGCTCAAACGAACACGGACGGCCGAGTCGTGTTCGTGTACGACGATAGCTGGCGCGAGGACTGGACTGACACGTTCCCCGTCCACCGGGACGAGGGGGTCCCCGCGTGTTGTGCCGCCGTCGTCGATCACGTCGATACCTCCTGGGGACTGCTCCCGGAACACCTGCGGGAACTGGACGACGCCGGCTGGGAGATCATGGCCCACACGACCAGTCACGTCGCGGTCGGCAACCTCTATCTGACCGCGCCGGCCGACGCCGGCGACGAACGGCTCTCCCTCGACGGGAGCTTCCTCGCCGAACACGAGGGCGAGGAGATCGTGATCAGCGACGGCGACCGAACCGTCGAGAACGTCGTCGCCGGCGGCGGCCGAAACGACGACGACGGGATCTACCTCGACCTCGCGGAGCCGATCGGCGAGTCGTTCGACGCGGAGACCGCGTACGTCCGCTTCACCGAGGACCGGATCCGCGACGAGGTCGTCGGCTCGAAGGAAGCGCTCGAGGAGTTGGGCGTCGAGGTCGACGGGTTCGTCTCGCCGTTCGGTCGCAGCGACGGGCTGGTCGAGGACGTCGTTCGGGACCACTACGCCGCGTTCGCGAACCGCGGCGGCGACGGCCTGAACCCGCTCGACGGACTCGATCCGCACGCGCTCGGCCGCTCGAGCATCGATGGGAACGCGGTGACCGAAGCCGAGATCGAGGCCTTCTTCGACGACGTCGCCGCGAACGACGCCCTCGGCATCGCGGTCGGCCACAGTCAGTTCGACGAAACGACCCCCGAGCGGATCCGATTCGCGATCCGAGCGGCGAAAGCGCGCGACCTCGAGATCGTGACGCTCCGCGAGGCGCTGGTCGACCTCGAGGAGCGAACGGGAGACGGCGACGGACCCGTCGTGGAGTCGGACGAGAGCGACGAGGAATCCAGTGCGACCGACGAGGCCGAATCGGACGCCGACGACGATCGGGTCGCGTCGGCGATCCGAGAGCACCAAACGCCGATTCTGGCAGGGACGGGCGCGGTCGCGACGCTCAGTCTCGCCGGCGCCGCCGCCTATCGTCGGCTCGCGGGCGACGACGACGATCGGTTGTGA
- a CDS encoding GNAT family N-acetyltransferase, which translates to MASPRLSLREATAADAESIADVHEASIRVLGSDGYDDEQVRAWLANVHPDRYPLEENGFRAVVADHEGDGVVGFGLLDCEPAGRDDPSTGEIAAVYVHPDHARRGVGRAILEALESAARETGLETLVLTASRNAVGFYERQGYEGVETVALEMRDDVALACLRMRTRLVPE; encoded by the coding sequence ATGGCTTCACCGCGACTCTCACTCCGCGAGGCGACGGCCGCAGACGCCGAGTCGATCGCCGACGTCCACGAGGCGTCGATCCGCGTCCTCGGTAGCGACGGGTACGACGACGAGCAGGTCCGGGCGTGGCTCGCGAACGTCCATCCCGATCGGTACCCGCTCGAGGAGAACGGGTTCCGCGCGGTCGTCGCCGACCACGAGGGCGACGGCGTCGTCGGCTTCGGCCTGCTCGACTGCGAGCCCGCCGGCCGCGACGATCCGTCGACCGGCGAGATCGCGGCCGTCTACGTCCATCCGGACCACGCGCGGCGGGGCGTCGGTCGCGCGATTCTCGAGGCGCTCGAGTCGGCCGCCCGCGAGACCGGTCTCGAGACGCTCGTGTTGACCGCCTCGAGGAACGCCGTCGGATTCTACGAGCGTCAGGGGTACGAGGGCGTCGAGACGGTCGCCCTCGAGATGCGAGACGACGTGGCGCTGGCGTGTCTGCGGATGCGAACGCGGCTGGTACCCGAGTGA